AGCTTCAAGTGAGCTTAGGTTTCGGTTTACCAGATTGCCATGGCCTAAAAAGAGGGTTATTCAAAAGTGATTTAGCTTGACTAATGAAGACCTGTCTAGGGATGTGTTCAGTCATCTATGAGAGTGGAAAGATGGAAAATTGCTAAAATAGAAGGGTTAAAATGTCTACTTACTTTTGGAaaggtgcatttttttatttatttattttttacttttttttaattataaagacTGTCTCTTGATCTTCACGTTTACATGTTTGTCAATTACAGTTTGCCTATGACAGAACCCATTACACGAGATGTACCCAAGCAAACCGCTAATCAGACTCAAGAAAATCCTATTGGCTCACTTCAGgtaatcttcttctccttcccttttatttttttattttttttcttaaagtggagttccacccaaaaatggaacttccactttttggaatccaacCCCCCTCCGGGGTCACATTtaccacctttcaggggggagccgatacctgtgtaatacaggtatttgctcccacttcctggcatagatcaccgccATGTCTGgcgcctacactgtcctccccctCTATCTTCTTGGAAACACGCAGGGACCAGTAAGGAtgtgcagcgcgactcacgcatgtgcagtagggaaaccgggaagtgaagccataaggcttcacttcctgattccctcgccGAGGGTGGTGGCGGGGGCAGACTTCGGCTGCCAACATCGTGGGCACCATGGACAAGTAAGTGTTcatttattaagtcagcagctgcagtatttgtagctgctggctcttaatattttttattttattatatttttttaggtggaactctgtATTAACATACCATTTTCTTAACCATACCATAAAACTGTGCAAAATGCATAACCGCAGTACTGGTCTCCCAGGTTAGCTGGTAGGCCCTCCAGAGCACACTATATTCCTATAACGTGTGCTAAAACATTGGCATTCAGGTTCCATTATTGCCTTGTGGATTGAGGCAGAGGATTTGCCAAAGCTTAGACCTTCAGAAAAGTTCTAAGGCGCTGTGGATGGCTGTCTAGTACAATTAGTTAAATATCTGCACTTCTACATATGTTTTGTCAAAATGTTGAAATCTCAGAGcctgttcacaccagatgcagcagAGCTGTGCTGGCAGCTATTTGCATTGCATCCCCATTGCATAGACATGACAAAATGCCTAGTTTCCTATGGTGTCTGTTCACATCACAGCATTCCTATGGTGTGTGCAGGAAAAAATGTACTGCatgcagttctttttttttttttttttttttttttttttttcagagtgacGGGTTGCGTCAAGAACCATTGAAATGACACCGTGGCAATTCTTTATCAAAATGTCACTGTCACAATTGGCTCATTGGCATTGTTCTCACAGCACACACCAGTGGTCAGTTTGGTACCACTCGCTGCTATGAGAACAGGCCCTTGATGTTCTGTGAATTGATCTGTCTGTGTGGTGAAAGGTCTTGCATACAGAGttttgttttataatgttttaaatatctttatttctTTAGGAGCTTGCTGTACAAAAAGGATGGAGACTTCCTGAGTATTTTATATCTGAGGAAGCAGGACCGGCTCATAAGAGGGAGTTCACCTTGTCCTGCAGAGTGGAAACTTTTGTAGAAACTGGTAAATTAACTACTGTcttttacatgtttgttattcagTACCTAATACTATGCAGAAATCTCCTTCATGACTTCTAGTGTAAGTGGTGGCCCTCTGTTGTAAGAGTCATGCAAAATCCTTAAACTCAAACTTTGGTTACCTAGTGGTCCTTGCACAGATCTTTACACGATCCATGACCCTTCCAGGCCTTTGGAGCCCCAAATATTAGGCCAGCTGCGGCACTTTTATAGTAGTATGTTGATTGTTAAAACCATTCTCCGTGCACAGGAAGACTGGGTCAGCCTTCAATTCTATTTGAGTGATGAAAAACTAAGGCTGATGCATCGGcttccatgtgtttttttttttttttctcttggcaaagctttaaggggttgtaaaggtaattcccccccccccccccctaaatggcttcctatcacggatgtcctctcatcctcggatgagaaggcatccgtgataggcggaacactgaacagaggctctgctgggaaaatgttccacctatcacggaacagtctgaggaggcggcgcggcttttgaataatggatggccaccTTCTGTCAGACAGgtaccagcgtataagacgaccccagaCTTTTGGGGCGTTATTTTACatgcaaaaggtcgtcttatacgctggaaaatacagTACTTTCTAAAATGAGAAGCTGCTGAGGTCTTCTAATGCATTAaaccttttaggccccgtacacacgaccgagtttctcggcagtattcagccagaaactcgattggagctgaattctgccgagaaacccggccgtgtgtacactttcggccgaggaagccgacgagttcctcgtcgagccaaatagagaacatgttctctatttcctcattgttcaatgaggaaagttggctcgccgagatcctcggcggccttATAGCTGCACTACTATATCTACTATTCTCTTCATTATACAGTTTTGGGCAGCAcagataaagtggttgtaaccctcttAATTCCAGAATAAACCAGTAAATGAGGTGAAACTTTACTTTGCACCCTATCGCatgcaagaaggaaaaaaaagatttttgcttgcatgtgattggatgatggcagTCCAATAGCTTTCCCTCATTTACGAAGCTCTGGAGCAGCTACACTTGCAATGTTAAGtctatttagtaaatcaacccctgtatgtGACCTGAGGCTTCTCTCTTCATTGGGTATAAGTTAATACAGGATGAACTGAGGAGAGTGTTTGTATTCTCATATGTATGGCAGGCACTGTCATTATTtgtagatacagtggaacctcggattgtgagtaacgcgttTCACAATACAATCACTGTATTTCCTAAaatgattcaggccaaagcggtgtgcagtactgcgttttgGCCTGGAGTGGGGGCCTGAGCCGAATGCGCCATTCGAAAAActgccggaaaggcccgaggacagtttggctgacctctgcaaacctcgAAAAAGCTTGTGAACTGAGTCTTTCTGAGTTTTGCCGAAGTCAGCTGAACTGTCTTCGGGCCTTTCCGGACATTTTGGAACGGCTCGGGCAAACATTCTCCTGGaaagattatgcttgtaatccaaggttccactgtacattatACTACAGATTAGTAAACTGATGGCACTAATGTACCGTAGTTAGGTATGTGATGATCTCTGGGCTGTTAGACTGGATAGGCTTGCCATTGATGCAGTTGGCATGCAGTGCCACCATTAAATGCTTCTGAATCATTCTTTTCTTTGCAGGATCAGGTACATCTAAGAAGGTGGCAAAGAGGATAGCGGCAGAGAAGTTGTTGGCTAAACTACAAAGCATTCCCACTGATAATCTCAATATCTCTTTGGTAAGTGTGACATTTTATGGTAAGCTGTACactcaaaagggaaaaaaatataaaaaatcaaaagGTGACAAGTTATACATTTGACCAGTGATTCTGTCCTAATAGTATAAAAGGGCCTGCTCTTTGGACTTTTGCTGGAGAGCTGCTTCAACACATTGATACGAAGTTCCACGTCTCACGTTGAATGGGGTGGTTCTGGATATTTTGTATGTTCTGCAACAACGGCAATCCCACCCTTTCCTTATATTTCATACAAATCAATTCAAGTTTCAgatttaaagtgacattaaatgaGATCCTTCTCCCAAAATAATCCACTCTAATCTATTTTACATCTATTCAACATTAAATAATTTCTTGCGTTTTTATCAAGCAGCAATTACCGTAATTCATATCTTGGTATTGGACAGTTTTGTCTTAATTATACAATATATTGCCCACTTGTTTAGAAGATCAAATCACTTTGCAGTAAGTTACTTACAGCAGATTTTTTTGGTATTCTTCAGTGCAACTTTATAGACAGCATAGCTAAGACGCTTAGTTTGAGCAAAAGGGATTAGTCGCTGTTCTGATGACTCAAGCCtgactaaagtaaaaaaaaaaaaaatcgggtccaGTTTTTTGGTGGCAGACACTCTGTTTTAGCACTTGGGTAgtgccgcttttttttttttttttttaaaggggggtgggggggtggaacatgttatacttgtctgatcctcttctcgggtccctcgtctGCTCTCTTGTCTCCTCCATCCTCCATCCTGTTGCgttccccccacagcaagcggcttgctatggggcagcTTTGTGTGCCCATTCAGACGCAGAGCTGCGGTTTAGCCCCGTCCCCCTCTGTGAGACATTGctgcagtttccccttgcactgcTTTATTGGATTctttattaacctcttgaccaccgccccatgtcaaaaagacgtcctctttttaaagttgaatatctcgataacggcagcagctgctgccacaaccgagatattcatcttttcagggggcggtggtgtacacgataacggcggtctccgcggcggattcgccgcgagatcgccgttatcggtggcgggagaggggccccccccttccgccgctctcccgcgccctccgccgcttaccggagccgtcggtagcggcggaggggatcggatgtgtccggcagctgagcggggacgggactgaaggagaaatctccttcacccgtcctcatagctctgctgggcggaagtgacgtcaaaacgtcagtcccgcccagcctcttaaagaaacatttttttttttttgtcatttgaaaaaatgacttttttatttttttattttatttttttgcatttaagtctaattatgagatctgaggtctttttgaccccagatctcatatttaagaggacctgtcatgcttttttctattacaagggatgtttacattccttgtaataggaataaaagtgatcaatttttttttttttttcagtgtaaaaaattataaaacgaaataaaaataaataagaaaacccaaaaaaatttttttaaagcgccccgtcccgacgagctcgcgcgcagaagcaaacgcatacgcgagtagcgcccgcatatgaaaacggtattcaaaccacacaagtgaggtatcgccgcgatcgttagagtgagagcaataattctagccctagacctactctgcaactcaaaaaatgcaacctgtagaattttttaaacgtcgcctatcgagatttttaagggtaaaagtttgacgccatgccacgagcgggcgcaatttttaagcgtgacatgttgggtatcattttactcggcgtaacattatctttcacaatatataaaaaaattgggcaaaatgtattgttgtcttattttttaattcaaaaaagtgatttttatccaaaaaaagtgcgcttgtaagaccgctgcgcaaatacggtgtgacaaaaagtattgcaatgactgccaaaaaatatataatatttgggggttctgattaattttctagcaaaaaaattgtgattttcacatgaaggagagaagtgccagaatttacctggtgggcaagtggttaaaagaaatttgcagaaaagactgggGTTTAATGTTGAATGTTTTGATCATTACAGAAAAAGGGGATTGTGAATAACACTGGTTGTACCTGGGAGCACCTGAAAAGTTCACCCGGAGAGAAAATAAACCTGCTGAAAAGAAGCCCGCTGAGTATTCCCAACACAGATTATGTGACGATGTTGACCGAGGTGGCAGAAGAGCAAGACATCCGTGTATCCTACTTGGATATTGGTAAGTGTTTGTTATATTATCTATGAATGTCACTCACCTTcttaaggataagttcaccttttggaaaaGGTTACATATtttacccatatttagggtgtaacatgtttcaGCTCCTGCCTCCCcttcctgtgacagcaggtgggggTTCTTCTCCCGGAAGTAAAGAAAATTAACTACATCTACCATCGGTCTCTGCGGCgaacagcttgtagttctcaataaactGCAAGGGTGCTGGTGAGCGTCCTCACAGTTTGATTCATCCTACTATTtagtaactgcctgcctgtataAGGTGTGGGTAGACAGCTATAGTgggtgtctgcaggagcctggcatcACTGATAATGGGTGCAGTGCCTTAcaggacgtaaaaaaaatgcactttttgcaggggaaaaaagttatgcatgcattattttttgtaaaaggtgaaattggcctttaaccacttaagccccggaccatttggctggcaaaagaccagagcactttttgctttaactgacaattgcgacgtggctcccaaacaaaattggagtcctttgtttttcttttcctgccacaaatgaagctttcttttggtggtatttgatcacatctgtgcttttattttttattaaaaaaaaacaaaaaacgtttttttctcagatacgtattcttctacacatttttggtaaaaaaaaatcgcaataagcgtatattgatcggtttgcgcaaaagttatagcatctacaaaataggggtagttttatgccattttttattttattttatattttctacttgttatggcggcgatcttttatcgtgtctgcgacatta
The Rana temporaria chromosome 6, aRanTem1.1, whole genome shotgun sequence DNA segment above includes these coding regions:
- the PRKRA gene encoding interferon-inducible double-stranded RNA-dependent protein kinase activator A isoform X3, with the translated sequence MSDKVIPSSKKKGDGPSKKIAKHKAAESALNILRGDATLNLPMTEPITRDVPKQTANQTQENPIGSLQELAVQKGWRLPEYFISEEAGPAHKREFTLSCRVETFVETGSGTSKKVAKRIAAEKLLAKLQSIPTDNLNISLKKGIVNNTGCTWEHLKSSPGEKINLLKRSPLSIPNTDYVTMLTEVAEEQDIRVSYLDIEELSVNGQFQCLAELSTSPVTVCHGTGLSCGNAHNDAAHNALQYLKIMAGRK
- the PRKRA gene encoding interferon-inducible double-stranded RNA-dependent protein kinase activator A isoform X2, with protein sequence MQSWLAGVHRATEEILNEMPTTNISKTPIQLLHEHGTKTSNPPVYTLEKAEGQAHNPSFTFRVTIGEISCSGDGPSKKIAKHKAAESALNILRGDATLNLPMTEPITRDVPKQTANQTQENPIGSLQELAVQKGWRLPEYFISEEAGPAHKREFTLSCRVETFVETGSGTSKKVAKRIAAEKLLAKLQSIPTDNLNISLKKGIVNNTGCTWEHLKSSPGEKINLLKRSPLSIPNTDYVTMLTEVAEEQDIRVSYLDIEELSVNGQFQCLAELSTSPVTVCHGTGLSCGNAHNDAAHNALQYLKIMAGRK